Below is a window of Salvelinus alpinus chromosome 5, SLU_Salpinus.1, whole genome shotgun sequence DNA.
TACTCCTTTGCCATTGTGGGGATGGAGTTCTTCGCTGATGTAGTTTACCCTAACTGCTGCAAGTGAGTCACGCATACACTCTTACACCcagttcactcacacacactaacctGACACTTTGTTCGAAGCAGAGCCTACCACAGACTAAGAATACTAGAAAAGATATTGGTGCTCCAGTAATATGACGGCCATCTTGGTCAGGGTGGTTCACCGGTGTTTCAGtttgtctctcttttctctcttctatctctcgtTCTCACAGTACCAGTACAGTAGCAGATTCATACAGGCAGATCAATGTAACCATAGGCAACAGGACGGTGCTGGATGAGGGCTACTACTATCTCAACAACTTTGATAACATTCTCAGCAGCTTTGGTAAACACACACTGTAGTCAATACTAGGCAGTTCCCTATATACTATTTTGTTATATAATAAACGGATAGATTTTGATGTGGGattcagcagctctctctctctctctctctacagtgacTCTGTTTGAGCTGACTGTGGTAAACAACTGGTACATCACCATGGTAAGACTCTTCCTTCTCACGCTGTATGCTGCCTGTCACCTGTCTGATTAAACCTCTGCTGCTGCCTGACTGTCAAGCTTGTCCAACTTACTGAGGTTGATTGACAGCTGCTGTCCCCTACCCAACAGGAAGGAGTGACCTCCATGACAACTCACTGGAGCCGCCTCTACTTCATGACCTTCTACATTGTCACCATggtgagagttgtgtgtgtgtgtgtctgtgtctgtgcatgtgtgtgtgtgtgtgtaattttctctgtcctctctagGTGGTGATGACCATCATCGTTGCCTTCATCCTGGATGCGTTTGTGTTCCGTATGAACTACAGCCGGAAGAACAAAGAACCACTGTTAGATCCTGAGGgtaagtgtgtgcatgcatgcaatgAAAAATGTTAGTAAGATGAGAACGGTGTAGTGTTTGAGATGTGTGTAACGATGGTGTGTTGTAGACGAGAACGGTATAGTGTTTGAGATGTGTGTAACGATGGTGTGTTGTAGACGAGAACGGTATAGTGTGTAacgatggtgtgtttgtgtgttgtagaCGAGAACGGTATAGTGTTTGAGATGTGTGTAACGATGGTGTGTTGTAGACGAGAACGGTATAGTGTTTGAGATGTGTGTAacgatggtgtgtttgtgtgttgtagaCGAGAACGGTATAGTGTTTGAGATGTGTGTAACGATGGTGTGTTGTAGACGAGAACGGTATAGTGTTTGAGATGTGTGTAacgatggtgtgtttgtgtgttgtagaCGAGAACGGTATAGTGTTTGAGATGTGTGTAacgatggtgtgtttgtgtgttgtagaCGAGAACGGTATAGTGTTTGAGATGTGTGTAACGGTGGTGTGTTGTAGACGAGAACGGTATAGTGTTTGAGATGTGTGTAacgatggtgtgtttgtgtgttgtagaCGAGAACGGTATAGTGTTTGAGACAGAGGTGAGTCGTGACGAGGCGTTGGCTACTCTGGAGCTTTATAAGCAGACGTGCCCTGGACTCTCCTCACTCAACTCTCTACAGGGAGTACTGGTGGCCATGGACCGCAGCggggtgagaacacacacacagacctacactcacaaatagacagacacacacacactcgctcacaCAGCTTCACAAACCTGCCCTGTCCTACGCTCTCAAAAAAAtagactgatgtgtgtgtgtgtagagctcGTCTCTGGTGTACCTGGGTCGGCGGTCGCGGACCAAGAGTGACCTCAGCATGAAGATGTATGAGGAAGAGATCCAGGTGAGCCTCACGCTGCCATGACAACCAGAATCCTGCTGACTGCTCCATGCTAGATTTGTCACTTTAAATAAGACTTTAGCTAACATGACCTAGCTACAAAGGTGATGTTGATCTTGCCTTTtctatcagaggaggctggtggaaggatcactaggaggacaggctcagtgTAAAgactggaatggaatgaatggaccAGTATCAAACATATACTTTGTTCCATTACAATGAGCAGCTCCACCTATAGCTCCTCCTACCAGCCTCTTCTGCTGTCTAGAGAATTGGATTACAAATTAGTATGATGTTTCTGACGTCAGCTGTGACAAGAAAAAAAAATGGTATGATTTAATGtgttattggtgtgtgtgtgtgcaggagtgGTATGCTGAGTACTCCAGAGAGAACCTACCCCAGTCAGACCGAAGCCTCGTAGAAAGAGAGCTGGAAATCCCTCctccctgccctgaccctgaaccCCAACCCCAGCTCAACTCACAAGGACCACTTAGTATTAACTAACACTCACTCACtgtttcgctctcgctctctctcacacacacacaaacctctttAACTTCAGTCATCATGTCACAGAGCACTCTGAACTTGATGGTGATTGTCTCCCACAATGACAAGACAGAGAACCCCTCaagtctctatgtctgtctccttcccttcttccccctcctcccatccTGAGGAAGTGTACTCTTGCATCTTGGTCAGACAGTTGTGATGTGGACAGATGTGATGGTGTCACTGAACTAGAGCCTGGATCCTGGACCTGTTGAGATGCAGCAGGGATTTCTGTTGATATGAATCATGTTCTCGATCTGACTGGATCTGTGTTCAAACAGGTTTAACAGCTTTatctaaccccaaccctgacaGGACCTTAGTCTGCTGATGCATTGACAGTCGAAGCAGAGCATAGATTTAGGTGTTAAAGGGCAGGGTTTTTAAGGGTCAGAGTTAGGCCCTCTAGCTGTGAGACAGAGCTAATGTTCAAGGCCACTATCGGAGTACGAGGAGCCACTAGGATGGACTAGGAATTTCACACTGCTCTTCTTCActgctctgaccacagagagGACACACGTCTGGACAGTGAAAGGACACATACCTGTAGGTGAATACCAGGCTGCCTGTAGATACATACAAACTCACAAGATCCCGCCCCATCTGACAGCACTAAGCAAAGCCCCCTCAACAGCCACTATACCCACACCCCACAAACCCCCCCACCCAACACACACCTCAAACCCCTGCACATGTCTAGTAACCTACAGCTATCTCCTAGCCAGCGTTTGAACAAACCTAAGAGAATACTTTACTTTTATAACTTGTTATTCTGTAAGTGTATTATAATGTATTTGGTGTATTAAATGAGGAATCATTTAAATACATTGTTCACTTTGCCAAGTGTATTTGTGTAGCTACCTTTGCTTTAAAGTGGCAGGGCTCAGACTAGCCCTGAGACATGGCTATAGACACCTATGGTATTTTAACCATCTTCTCTGTGTGGATGTTACAGGAAGGATTTTGGATGTTTTTATTTCTATCTTAAACGGGTACAGTACACAATAATCATAATCTCAGAACCTAGACATATACGTCTATGCATAAGTGCTTTTTACCCTGATATCACCTTCTTTAACGCACCAAAGGTGCTTTTTATATGCAAAAATTTCACCTGCAAATATCTATCAGGGACGATAATGTACTACCTCTATAGGTATCGTACATCTGTAGTAGTAAAATAATACAATTTCTTGATAAAAATGTATAACATTGTTTGATGCAACTGCATAAAGTAGCTTGTTTAGGGCCAGCTTCAAATTATTTAAATAGCTGCGCCTTGCTTTCACGATTGGTTCCCTTACTCAGAAGTTGGAACTATATGTTTCTAAGCCATATTTCAAATTCATTAGGAAATCGAAATGATCAATAATGTGTTGCAAAGagcattttatttaaaaaaaaaaatgtatattttcccaattggtagttagtcttgtctcatcgctgcaactcccgtacggactcggtagaggcgaaggtcgagaacagtgcgtcctccgaaacacaacccaaccaaactgcactgtttcttgacacaatgcccacttaacccggaagccagacacaccaatgtgtcagaggaaacactgtacacctggcaaccgtgtcagcgtgcactgcgcccggcccgccacaggaggcactggtgcgcgatgggacaaggacatccctgccaattgtgcgccaccccatgggtctcccgggttGTGGCCGACCGCGAAAgaacctggactcgaacccagaatctctagtggcacaggtagcactgcgatgcagtgccttagaccactgtgtcaCTCGGGAGTCCCGCAAGAGAGCACATTTTATACAATTGACTCACATCAACCATTCCAGACAGTGTTTCTCACTAAGGAGACACTACATTCACATTGATTTAAAGGAGAAAATTCCCTTAAAGTGCTACTGcatcttttttttgtttttttactcctTGTCAGTACATGGGTTACTTTAAAACTGTGTGTTACTGTCATTTCTGTATATGTGTGTaattgttttgtgtggaccccagtaAGAGTAGCTGGTCCTCATGTAACAGCTAATGGCGatctaaatataaaaatatagtCAGTGCAAACAGACAAAAGTTAAATCACAGTCTGATTGGTTCCAACTCCGTTAAGGCACAGTGTGATTGGCTGTGACTCCATCTCTCCCAGGAAGAGGAAAGTCTCTCAGGTCTCGAACTGTCTGGTCAGTATTCACAGGTGGCTCTACCAGACTGGTCCAAACCATCTCGTACAGGCTTCAGGTGTGGATAAAGCCGAACTCTGTGAGCAGCGCAACCAGGAGGAAGACTGCATAGAAGAGCAGGAGGAAGATTCCATAGGCCCGGCCCAGGTGGAAACAACGCAGAGGAACTAGGATGAAGgagaagaccagagagagacccagagaacCTGCTAGAACCCAGGTCAACAACCCCTCTGGTTCCAACTGGATGGTGTAGAGGGGTGGGGGTTAGAGAAAATAAATTAGAAACTAACCTTCTTTGGCACATTTTGACACACAAATAAAATCAAGCTGTTGCAAGAGGAGAGTACCAGTCCAATTCTATGCACTTCAGACAGACATTTCTCTGGTCACAACCTCTCTACAAAAATGCTTATTTCAGACAGTTACAAACagcttatatacagtaccagtcaaaagtttggacacacttactcattcaagggtttttctttatttgtattattttctacatcgtagaataatagagaagacatcaaaactatgaaataacacatggaatcgtgtagtaaccaaaaaaagtgtaaaacaaatcacaatatattttatatttgagattctttaaagtagacacactttgccttgatgacagctttgcacactcttggcattctgtcaaccagcttttcaattaacaggtagtgccttcttaaaagttagtGGAATTTCTTACTTTCCTTAAGGCATTTGagccaaacagttgtgttgtgacaaggtagaggtggtatacagaagatagccctatttggtaacacattatggcaagaaaaaaatcaaataagcaaagagaaacgacagtccatcattactttcagaCATGAATTTCAgacaatacggaaaatttcaagaactttgaacgtttcttcaagtgcagtcgcaaaaaccatcaagtgctatgatgaaactggctctcatgaggaccgccacaggaaaggaagactcagagttacctctgctgcagaggacaagttcattagttaccagcctcagaaattgcagcccaaataaatgcttcagagttcaagtaacagacatatctcaacatcaactgttcagaggagactgtagacaggtggaaatctgtcatttggtctgatgagtccatattTTCGATTTTAGGTTCGAAAGACTGTGTCTTTGAGAGAcgcagtaggtgaacggatgatctacgaatgtgtggttcccaccgtgaagcatggaggaggtgtgatggtgtgggggtgctttgctggtgacactgtcagtgattaatttagaattcaaggcacatttaaccagcatggctaccacagcattctgcagcgatacgccatcccatctggtttgaccttagtgtgactatcatttgttttttaacaggacaatgacccaacacacctacaggctgtgtaagggttatttgaccaaggagagtgatggagtgctgcatcagatgacctggcctccacaatcacccgacctcaacccaattgaaatggtttgcgATGAGTTGGACCGaagagtgaatgaaaagcagccaacaactgctcagcatatgtggaaaatCCTTctagactattggaaaagcattccaggtgaagctggttgagagaattccaagagtgtgcaaaactgtcatcaaggcaaagggtggatactttgaagaatctacatgattccatatgtgttatttcctagttttgatgtcttctctattattctacaatgtagaaaatagtcaaatgaatgaaaaacccttaaatgtgtaggtgtgtccaaacgtttgactggtactgtgtatatatacactgaacaagaatttaacaaaaataaatgcaacatgtaatgtgttggtcccatgtttcatgagctgaaataaaagatcccaacaTTTTTCATACGTACTAATTTCGCTCACATTttttttgcacaaatttgtttacatccctgttagtgagcatttctcctttgccaagataatccatccacctgacaggtgcggcatatcatgaatctgattaaacagcatgatcattacacggtgcaccttgtgctggggacaaaaaaaggccactaaaatgtgcagttttgtcacaaaccgAAATGCCACAGAtatttcaagttttgagggagcgtgcaattggcatgctgactgcaggaatgtccaccagagctgttgccagagactttaatgttaatttctctaccataagccgcctctgtcgttttagagaatttggccaaccggcctcaaccgcagaccacgtgtatggcggtttgctgatgtcaacattgtgaacagagtcccccatggtggggttatggtatgggcagacaatgaacacaattgcattttattgatggtcatttgaatgcacagagatactgtgacgagatcctgaggcccattgtcatgccatcacctcatgttcacAGGAGGTTCGTGTTACCTTAAATTGGggaatgggctcgtggtaatgactggtgcggaatcagtggaatggtattcaTTTGCTCCCTTCTGGCCATgtgccgttctcccctcagcagcctccactgctcatgtttcagcatgataatgcacagctccATGtcccaaggatctgtacacaattcctggaagctgaaaatgtcccagttcttccatggcctgcatactcatcagaCATGTCAGCCATTGAGCATGCTGCATGAGGCgaatggtgatcacaccagatactgactgtttttttaaaggtatctgtgaccaacagatgcatatctgtattcccagtcatttgaaatccatagattagggcctaatgaatatatttcaattgactgatttcctcatatgaactgtatgAACTCAAGTCAAatattagaaattgttgcatgttgcgtttatatttttgttcatataTGAGGTGAATGGTACTGAAGCTAAGAGCAGACGTACCGTCACCACTGGCTCGTTGTTAAACATCTGTATCAGACATCCAATGCCCACTCCAATCAGCATGTCTGAAAGGAACATGGTCAAGGGCAGAAACATGATGCACAAATGACTGCATAGACCTACAcgtagcagacacacacacacactcgctttTAACTTGCACAAACACatccagcagacacacacacactcgctttTAACTTGCACAAACCCACatccagcagacacacacacacacacactcgcttttaacttgcacaaacacacatccagCAGACACACAAAGGATACTAAAGATGATTCCCCCAAAGCAGGCTGATAATGCCATCCGTGGGTAGCCCTGGCGAGCGATGGTGATGTCAGAAAAACAATCTAGGAACCGAAACAAACAGATTCAACACTACAATAAGTAAGCAGTCTATCTGTCTTTTGTATATTTAGTAGGTGAGTGCCGCAGTAaccgccgtgtgtgtgtgtctcacccccAATGCTATTTCCCCAGGCCAGCAGTGTGAGACCCAGTAAATTGTTGGACAGACTAAGGACCACACCGAGCATGTGCAGGATACTGACCACCTCCGAGGCCGCAGCACTGATCCACATCGCACTCACCAAAAAGCCCAGCAGAGAGAACACCTATTGAAAAAAACACATTATACAAACACCACAACACCTAGCAGAAACAGAGTGAACGAATGAGTCCGTGTGTCTTACTAAGTGGTATGCCGGGGGCTGGTCGTTAGAAGTGGTGAGGAAGACTATGGCGGAGAGGAAGAGGCCAAAGAGCAACGTCAACGCCCAGACAGGAAACTGACCCTCGATCAGATACAAAccgtctatagagagagagagagaacaccaatcCAGTCAGTTAACACACTTCCTCTGGAGAGGAATAGAAATGAAGGTTCTTTGaccacacacaggcatgcagacTCACACTCTCCGGAGCTGAAGGTGAGCACACAAACCAGCGGCGCAGTGATAAGGTGGAGGCAGTTTAATGGTCTTCTCCAGTTCCTGTCTTCTTTGTCAGGATCCACCACTGGAAcagtcagcagcagcagcacctcCAGTGGCATCTATGGGGGGGAACTTCAGCTCAGCAACCACTCGCACTCAAACACACTGATGCTCCTGTCAAGCTCTAGCTCCGTTTCCAACCCTTGTCCATTCCCCTTAACCCTAATTCCTACAGATCTGCAAATGAAAAGTGCAAAGACACACATTCAGATCTGCAAACAGCAAATCGCACACATAcattcatgcacacacacctTCAGTATTTTCACAGTCCTCCAGCGCCAGGTCTTCCTCCTCCAGGTCCTGCTGTCCACCGGGTTTAGAGAATTCAGCAGGATGGAACTGGTCGACTCACAGTAGGGGAGCAGGGGACGGTACTCACTGtctatacacgcacacacacacacactcgactGGATTGGTTCTCGTAGCACACCCCAGAGGTATAACTTAGTGGAATGTGCACAGTGACTGTGGTTGTTACCATAGCCCTGCTGGATGCTGCCATTAGATAAAAGAGGAGCCTGGTCTGACTCAGACGTCTGTAGCTCTGCAGAGAGATACAACTGTCAGACACAgggtgtaggtgtgtgtatgggtgtgttaGTTCtgctatacttgtggggacctaaaaatcccccaaagtccccacaaggttagtaaaacaaggaaaattctccctcgtgggaacatttcccacatccccatgaggacaaaggctattttaagcttaggggttaggttagggttaggg
It encodes the following:
- the LOC139576684 gene encoding mitochondrial sodium/calcium exchanger protein-like isoform X1, which translates into the protein MTSRVVFISALLLLWCHCRHALGSGDSGTGIVPSPDRSADGADLLSVGTMVDTHSAMLRQGNTDECDIVMNLSAADRCAFVKATPDCSMEDSFINYLKMAFCLLPPNLTPLTITLCIIWLLILFIVLGLTASKFFCPNLSAISSSLRLTHNVAGVTFLALGNGAPDVFSATVAFSRPHTAGLAIGALFGAGIFVTTVVAGSVSLVKPFTVASRPFLRDVIFYMAAVFWTFIILYRGTISLGETLGYMGLYVVYVVTVIVSAYIYSHQKHSATRSSVQSSTHAPELQTSESDQAPLLSNGSIQQGYGNNHSHCAHSTKLYLWGVLREPIQSSVCVCACIDSEYRPLLPYCESTSSILLNSLNPVDSRTWRRKTWRWRTVKILKMPLEVLLLLTVPVVDPDKEDRNWRRPLNCLHLITAPLVCVLTFSSGEYGLYLIEGQFPVWALTLLFGLFLSAIVFLTTSNDQPPAYHLVFSLLGFLVSAMWISAAASEVVSILHMLGVVLSLSNNLLGLTLLAWGNSIGDCFSDITIARQGYPRMALSACFGGIIFNMLIGVGIGCLIQMFNNEPVVTLEPEGLLTWVLAGSLGLSLVFSFILVPLRCFHLGRAYGIFLLLFYAVFLLVALLTEFGFIHT
- the LOC139576684 gene encoding mitochondrial sodium/calcium exchanger protein-like isoform X3, with the translated sequence MTSRVVFISALLLLWCHCRHALGSGDSGTGIVPSPDRSADGADLLSVGTMVDTHSAMLRQGNTDECDIVMNLSAADRCAFVKATPDCSMEDSFINYLKMAFCLLPPNLTPLTITLCIIWLLILFIVLGLTASKFFCPNLSAISSSLRLTHNVAGVTFLALGNGAPDVFSATVAFSRPHTAGLAIGALFGAGIFVTTVVAGSVSLVKPFTVASRPFLRDVIFYMAAVFWTFIILYRGTISLGETLGYMGLYVVYVVTVIVSAYIYSHQKHSATRSSVQSSTHAPDSEYRPLLPYCESTSSILLNSLNPVDSRTWRRKTWRWRTVKILKMPLEVLLLLTVPVVDPDKEDRNWRRPLNCLHLITAPLVCVLTFSSGEYGLYLIEGQFPVWALTLLFGLFLSAIVFLTTSNDQPPAYHLVFSLLGFLVSAMWISAAASEVVSILHMLGVVLSLSNNLLGLTLLAWGNSIGDCFSDITIARQGYPRMALSACFGGIIFNMLIGVGIGCLIQMFNNEPVVTLEPEGLLTWVLAGSLGLSLVFSFILVPLRCFHLGRAYGIFLLLFYAVFLLVALLTEFGFIHT
- the LOC139576684 gene encoding mitochondrial sodium/calcium exchanger protein-like isoform X2, whose protein sequence is MTSRVVFISALLLLWCHCRHALGSGDSGTGIVPSPDRSADGADLLSVGTMVDTHSAMLRQGNTDECDIVMNLSAADRCAFVKATPDCSMEDSFINYLKMAFCLLPPNLTPLTITLCIIWLLILFIVLGLTASKFFCPNLSAISSSLRLTHNVAGVTFLALGNGAPDVFSATVAFSRPHTAGLAIGALFGAGIFVTTVVAGSVSLVKPFTVASRPFLRDVIFYMAAVFWTFIILYRGTISLGETLGYMGLYVVYVVTVIVSAYIYSHQKHSATRSSVQSSTHAPELQTSESDQAPLLSNGSIQQGYDSEYRPLLPYCESTSSILLNSLNPVDSRTWRRKTWRWRTVKILKMPLEVLLLLTVPVVDPDKEDRNWRRPLNCLHLITAPLVCVLTFSSGEYGLYLIEGQFPVWALTLLFGLFLSAIVFLTTSNDQPPAYHLVFSLLGFLVSAMWISAAASEVVSILHMLGVVLSLSNNLLGLTLLAWGNSIGDCFSDITIARQGYPRMALSACFGGIIFNMLIGVGIGCLIQMFNNEPVVTLEPEGLLTWVLAGSLGLSLVFSFILVPLRCFHLGRAYGIFLLLFYAVFLLVALLTEFGFIHT